A section of the Devosia rhizoryzae genome encodes:
- a CDS encoding response regulator, with protein MTQTTSRDLRVLICDDEFLLAMDMAQQFEALDAEVVGTVGKLGELRQILLSGNCTANAAVLDIQFADGQAYDVIPLLEEKGLAVAIASGYGPEERPDRFAHIPWITKPANADTLAAALCASLDARSASQRV; from the coding sequence TTGACGCAGACTACTAGCCGCGACCTTCGGGTTCTAATTTGCGACGATGAATTCCTGCTGGCCATGGACATGGCCCAGCAGTTTGAGGCGCTTGACGCCGAAGTTGTCGGCACGGTCGGCAAGCTTGGTGAGCTGCGCCAGATTCTGCTTTCGGGCAACTGCACGGCAAATGCGGCCGTGCTCGATATCCAGTTCGCTGATGGTCAGGCCTACGATGTCATCCCCCTGCTTGAGGAAAAGGGTTTGGCCGTCGCCATCGCGAGCGGCTACGGGCCTGAAGAGCGGCCAGACCGCTTTGCCCACATTCCCTGGATCACCAAGCCGGCAAATGCCGACACGCTCGCGGCAGCCTTGTGCGCCAGTCTAGACGCGCGGAGTGCCAGTCAGCGTGTCTAG
- a CDS encoding PQQ-dependent sugar dehydrogenase → MTDNSLFARFVALVGGAAVAVRHAGDGPRPPAYGTAPTIPGPKPQGKIPTLKMPTAMGWQGDHKPTAAPGLRVNAFAKGLTHPRNIHVLPNGDVLVAESMGEEGKASSVFDHAMQATMKRARASGTSPNRIVLLRDPNGDGTAEERHNFIEGVRQPFGMALIGSTLYVGASDAVLAYPYEPGATRIAAPGRKLMDLVPGGHWTRNLIASADGTKLYVAVGSLSNIGDQGMAAEENRACIHELDLASGQSRIFAGGLRNPVGMAWEPVGGMLWTVVNERDGLGDETPPDYLTSVADGAFYGWPYSYWNRIVDDRVPQDAGKVAGSTQPDFALGGHTASLGLCWLPEGTLPGFSPGMAIGQHGSWNRSKLSGYRLAFVEFQNGKPVGTPRDMLTGFLSADEKFSFGRPVGVALASDGAVLVADDVGDVIWRVTRA, encoded by the coding sequence ATGACCGACAATTCACTGTTCGCCCGCTTCGTGGCTCTTGTCGGAGGCGCCGCCGTTGCGGTGCGACATGCTGGCGATGGGCCGCGTCCACCGGCCTATGGCACCGCTCCGACCATTCCCGGGCCCAAGCCGCAGGGCAAGATTCCAACGCTCAAGATGCCGACGGCCATGGGCTGGCAAGGTGATCACAAGCCGACGGCAGCGCCGGGCCTGAGGGTCAACGCCTTCGCCAAGGGGCTCACCCATCCGCGCAACATCCATGTCTTGCCCAATGGTGACGTGCTGGTTGCAGAATCGATGGGGGAGGAAGGCAAGGCCAGCAGCGTCTTCGACCATGCCATGCAGGCGACGATGAAGCGCGCACGGGCTTCGGGTACGAGTCCGAACCGGATCGTGCTGCTGCGCGATCCTAACGGTGACGGCACCGCCGAGGAGCGCCACAACTTCATCGAAGGCGTGCGGCAACCCTTCGGCATGGCGCTGATCGGATCGACACTTTACGTAGGCGCCAGCGATGCGGTGCTCGCCTATCCCTATGAGCCGGGCGCCACGCGCATCGCGGCGCCAGGTCGCAAGCTGATGGACCTGGTGCCCGGCGGACACTGGACGCGCAATCTCATCGCCAGTGCCGACGGTACCAAGCTCTACGTGGCGGTGGGCTCGCTCAGCAATATCGGCGACCAGGGCATGGCGGCGGAGGAGAACCGCGCTTGTATCCACGAGCTTGATCTTGCCAGCGGGCAGTCCCGTATCTTTGCCGGAGGGCTCCGTAATCCGGTGGGCATGGCCTGGGAGCCGGTGGGCGGCATGTTGTGGACGGTGGTCAACGAGCGGGATGGATTGGGCGATGAGACGCCGCCCGATTACCTGACCTCTGTGGCCGACGGCGCTTTCTATGGCTGGCCCTATAGCTATTGGAACCGCATCGTCGACGATCGGGTGCCGCAGGATGCGGGGAAGGTGGCCGGTTCGACGCAGCCCGATTTTGCTTTGGGCGGGCATACGGCTTCGCTGGGCCTATGCTGGCTGCCCGAGGGAACCTTGCCCGGCTTTTCGCCCGGCATGGCGATCGGCCAGCATGGATCGTGGAACCGCTCGAAGCTTTCGGGATACAGGCTGGCCTTTGTCGAGTTCCAGAACGGCAAGCCGGTTGGGACGCCGCGCGACATGCTTACCGGATTCTTGTCGGCGGATGAAAAGTTCTCGTTCGGGCGGCCGGTGGGTGTGGCGCTGGCGAGCGATGGTGCAGTGCTGGTGGCCGACGACGTTGGCGACGTGATCTGGCGCGTGACCCGCGCCTAA
- a CDS encoding DUF6894 family protein encodes MANFFFDITDGTRTSFDRMGIELEDEETARTEATRTLTEIAAQELPGDGPSRALKIQVSDAEGKVLFEVQLDFNTVEASD; translated from the coding sequence ATGGCCAACTTCTTCTTCGACATAACCGATGGCACCAGAACATCGTTTGATCGTATGGGCATTGAACTTGAAGATGAAGAGACGGCCCGCACGGAGGCCACGCGCACGTTGACCGAGATCGCGGCGCAGGAACTGCCTGGCGACGGACCCAGCCGAGCCCTCAAGATCCAGGTTAGCGATGCCGAAGGCAAGGTGCTGTTCGAGGTTCAACTCGACTTCAATACGGTCGAAGCGTCCGACTGA
- a CDS encoding Crp/Fnr family transcriptional regulator translates to MSSLAGPLLGNDPVERFIHRLSLFEPLDAEAREALRRAVNRGPLIPPLQELHPEAFGDVSVLLSGWICHFRLLTNGRRQITAMVVPGDFVDFGFLSGTVATAQCVTTAHSQLGRIRTRTFTELAAQFPAILRASQRAAATDAAIGRERIISLGVRTATERLASILCELWYRLSAVGLTSAEGSYDLPMTQAELGAAVGLSTVHVNRTLQVLRRTGAISLQSGKVWIRDLRKLTALAGFDPVYLSLEP, encoded by the coding sequence GTGTCTAGTCTTGCCGGCCCGCTGCTCGGCAACGACCCTGTCGAGCGCTTCATTCACCGACTGTCACTTTTCGAGCCGCTCGACGCCGAGGCGCGCGAAGCTTTGCGCCGCGCCGTCAACCGCGGCCCCTTGATCCCGCCTCTTCAGGAGCTTCATCCGGAAGCGTTTGGGGATGTTTCGGTCCTGCTAAGCGGTTGGATCTGTCATTTTCGGCTGTTGACCAATGGCCGCCGGCAGATCACCGCGATGGTGGTTCCTGGCGATTTTGTCGATTTCGGCTTCCTTTCCGGCACGGTCGCCACCGCGCAATGCGTGACGACTGCCCATAGTCAGCTCGGCCGTATCCGAACCCGCACTTTCACCGAACTTGCCGCACAATTTCCTGCCATTCTTCGTGCCAGCCAGCGGGCGGCGGCGACTGACGCTGCAATTGGCCGCGAGCGGATCATCAGCCTCGGTGTCCGCACGGCCACCGAAAGGCTGGCAAGCATCCTGTGTGAACTCTGGTATCGCCTTTCCGCTGTCGGACTGACCTCCGCCGAAGGCAGCTATGACCTTCCCATGACTCAGGCTGAGCTGGGGGCGGCGGTGGGCCTTTCCACGGTCCATGTCAACCGCACGCTCCAGGTGCTGCGCCGCACCGGCGCTATCAGCCTGCAAAGCGGCAAGGTGTGGATCAGGGACCTGAGAAAGCTGACCGCTCTGGCGGGTTTTGATCCGGTTTATCTCAGCCTCGAGCCTTGA
- a CDS encoding DMT family transporter, whose amino-acid sequence MTKPQDHQIRGKSAGLLDQPYLLLVLAPLFWGGNVVAAKLVVGEIDPFLLLSARCVGATLFILPFSLPFLRNDWPQIRRTWPLVMGFGALGYALYNVLLYVGLTTTTAVNSSIETGALPMMILLANFVIFRVRANMLQILGVAIAISGVMLTATHGDLRRVLTLDINVGDGFVLLACLTYTAYTLALRFRPQIHMMSFMAVAFTGAAITGLVMLQLFGPGLGSYATLPSMSPTVWAVLAYVMIFPSMFSQIAYARGVDLVGPNRAAPSHNLIPVFGALGSVLILGERLEVYHYLAAAIIIGGIVLAEWAARRK is encoded by the coding sequence ATGACAAAGCCGCAAGACCACCAAATTCGCGGCAAAAGCGCCGGGCTTCTCGACCAACCGTATCTGCTTCTGGTGCTGGCCCCGCTATTCTGGGGCGGAAACGTCGTTGCGGCCAAGCTGGTCGTTGGAGAGATCGATCCATTTTTGCTGCTGTCGGCGCGGTGCGTCGGCGCGACACTGTTTATTCTGCCGTTCTCCTTGCCCTTCTTACGCAATGATTGGCCGCAGATCAGGCGTACATGGCCCCTGGTCATGGGCTTTGGAGCGCTAGGCTATGCGCTTTACAATGTGCTTCTCTATGTTGGCCTGACGACGACAACCGCCGTCAACTCTTCCATCGAAACCGGCGCCTTGCCGATGATGATCTTGCTGGCCAATTTCGTCATCTTCCGCGTACGCGCCAATATGTTGCAGATCCTTGGCGTTGCGATCGCCATTTCCGGCGTCATGCTGACCGCGACGCATGGAGACCTGCGGCGCGTGCTGACGCTCGATATCAATGTCGGCGATGGCTTTGTTCTCCTCGCCTGCCTCACCTACACGGCCTATACGCTCGCGCTGCGCTTCCGGCCGCAAATTCACATGATGAGCTTCATGGCCGTGGCCTTTACCGGCGCAGCCATCACTGGTCTTGTCATGTTGCAGCTTTTCGGCCCGGGGCTTGGCAGCTATGCGACCCTTCCTTCAATGTCGCCGACCGTTTGGGCGGTGCTCGCCTATGTGATGATCTTCCCGTCCATGTTCAGCCAGATTGCCTATGCCCGCGGGGTCGATCTCGTGGGGCCTAACCGGGCGGCACCGAGCCACAACCTCATCCCGGTTTTTGGCGCCTTGGGTTCGGTTCTGATCCTGGGCGAGCGACTGGAGGTCTACCATTACCTCGCCGCAGCGATCATCATCGGTGGCATCGTGCTCGCCGAATGGGCGGCCCGGCGGAAGTAA
- the serA gene encoding phosphoglycerate dehydrogenase yields MPKVLVSDKLSPTAVQIFKDNGVEVDYLPDLGKDKEKFLEAIGQYDGLAIRSASKVTEKIIAAATNLKVIGRAGIGVDNVDIPAATKKGIIVMNTPFGNSITTAEHAIAMMFALARQLPEADASTRASKWEKNRFMGVEVTNKTLGLIGAGNIGSIVADRAVGLKMKVVAYDPFLTPERAQTMGVEKVELDDLLARADFITLHTPLIDATRNILNAETLAKTKKGVRIINCARGGLIDEEALYQALKSGQVAGAALDVFLQEPAENNPLFELPNVICTPHLGASTTEAQENVALQVAEQISAYLMTGEITNALNFPSISAEEAPLLTPWVKLAETLGSFAGQLTETAITGIKIEFEGSVAQLNTKPMIAAAINGVLKPSLGDINMVSAPQIAKDRGIVVETTNRDQQGAYEGYIRLTLTTEKQTRAIAGTLFANGKPRIIQLKDINMEAELTSSMLYVTNEDKPGHIGRLGTLLGTLGINIANFNLGRADVGGDAIALLAIDGTLTDEQLGQIAKLEGVKQAKALRF; encoded by the coding sequence ATGCCCAAAGTTCTCGTTTCCGACAAACTGAGCCCCACTGCCGTCCAGATCTTCAAGGACAACGGCGTCGAGGTCGACTACCTGCCCGATCTCGGCAAGGACAAGGAAAAATTCCTCGAAGCTATCGGCCAGTATGATGGCCTCGCCATCCGCTCGGCCTCCAAGGTGACCGAAAAGATTATCGCCGCCGCGACCAATCTTAAGGTCATTGGCCGTGCCGGGATCGGCGTCGACAACGTCGATATTCCCGCCGCGACCAAGAAGGGTATCATCGTGATGAACACGCCCTTCGGCAATTCGATCACCACGGCCGAGCACGCCATCGCCATGATGTTCGCCTTGGCCCGCCAGCTGCCGGAAGCAGATGCCTCGACCCGTGCATCGAAGTGGGAAAAGAACCGCTTCATGGGCGTCGAGGTCACTAACAAAACCCTCGGCCTTATCGGCGCGGGCAATATCGGCTCGATCGTTGCCGACCGCGCCGTCGGTCTCAAGATGAAGGTTGTTGCCTACGACCCCTTCCTCACCCCCGAACGTGCCCAGACCATGGGTGTCGAAAAGGTCGAGCTCGACGATCTCCTGGCCCGCGCCGATTTCATTACGCTCCACACGCCGCTGATCGACGCCACGCGCAACATCCTCAATGCTGAAACTCTCGCCAAGACCAAGAAGGGCGTTCGCATCATCAACTGCGCCCGTGGTGGGCTGATCGACGAGGAAGCGCTTTACCAGGCGCTGAAGTCCGGCCAGGTTGCAGGCGCGGCGCTCGACGTGTTCCTGCAGGAACCTGCCGAGAACAACCCGCTGTTTGAGCTACCCAACGTCATCTGCACCCCGCACCTTGGCGCCTCGACCACCGAAGCCCAGGAAAACGTGGCGCTCCAGGTCGCCGAGCAGATCTCGGCCTATCTGATGACCGGCGAGATCACCAATGCGCTGAACTTCCCCTCAATCTCGGCTGAAGAAGCCCCGCTCCTGACCCCCTGGGTCAAGCTTGCCGAAACTCTGGGCTCCTTTGCCGGCCAGCTCACCGAGACGGCCATCACCGGCATAAAAATCGAGTTCGAAGGCAGTGTCGCCCAGCTCAACACCAAGCCGATGATCGCAGCCGCCATCAACGGCGTGCTCAAACCCTCGCTCGGCGACATCAACATGGTTTCGGCGCCCCAGATCGCCAAGGATCGCGGCATCGTGGTGGAAACCACCAACCGCGACCAGCAGGGCGCTTACGAAGGCTATATCCGCCTGACGCTCACGACCGAAAAGCAGACCCGCGCGATCGCCGGCACGCTCTTTGCCAACGGCAAGCCGCGCATCATTCAGCTCAAGGACATCAACATGGAAGCCGAGCTGACCTCGTCCATGCTTTATGTCACCAACGAGGACAAGCCGGGCCATATCGGCCGCCTCGGCACCCTCCTGGGCACGCTGGGCATCAACATCGCCAACTTCAACCTTGGCCGCGCCGATGTCGGCGGCGACGCCATTGCATTGCTCGCCATCGACGGCACCCTCACCGATGAACAGCTCGGCCAGATCGCCAAGCTCGAAGGGGTCAAGCAGGCCAAGGCGCTGCGGTTCTAA
- a CDS encoding phosphoserine transaminase has translation MADTPLTAPAVKPANPNFSSGPCAKRPGWTVDVLANALTGRSHRARPAKARIQEAIDLTRELLEVPADYRIGIVPASDTGAVEMFLWSALGARGVDMLAWESFGAGWVTDVQKQLKLADCRILEAPYGELPDLTQVDFNRDVVFTWNGTTSGVRVPNADWIPADREGLTICDATSGAFAQKLDFSKLDVVTFSWQKALGGEAAHGILILSPRAVERLETYKPDRPLPKIFRLTKGGKLIEGIFKAETINTVSMLCIEDAIDAMKWGLSIGGLKAMQDRADANFKVLSDWVAKTPWVEFLAKNADQRSNTSVCLSIVDPAVTALDDEAQAAFAKAIVARLDKLGVAYDFGSYKDAPAGLRIWAGSTVETSDLAALTPWLDWAFAEEKAALKIAA, from the coding sequence ATGGCTGATACGCCCCTGACCGCACCGGCGGTGAAACCGGCAAACCCCAATTTTTCGTCGGGCCCATGTGCCAAGCGTCCAGGCTGGACGGTGGATGTGCTCGCCAATGCACTGACCGGTCGTTCGCACCGCGCCAGGCCCGCCAAGGCCCGCATCCAGGAAGCCATCGACCTGACGCGCGAACTGCTTGAAGTTCCCGCCGACTATCGCATCGGCATCGTCCCTGCTTCCGACACTGGCGCCGTCGAAATGTTCCTCTGGAGCGCTCTGGGCGCCCGCGGCGTCGACATGCTCGCCTGGGAATCCTTCGGCGCCGGCTGGGTGACCGACGTCCAGAAGCAACTCAAGCTTGCCGACTGCCGCATCCTCGAAGCCCCCTATGGCGAACTGCCCGACCTCACCCAGGTCGACTTCAACCGCGATGTCGTCTTCACCTGGAACGGCACCACCTCGGGTGTCCGCGTCCCTAACGCTGACTGGATTCCGGCCGATCGCGAGGGCCTTACCATCTGCGACGCGACTTCTGGTGCGTTTGCGCAGAAGTTGGACTTCAGCAAGCTCGATGTCGTCACCTTCTCCTGGCAGAAGGCGCTTGGCGGCGAAGCCGCGCACGGCATCCTGATCCTGTCCCCCCGCGCCGTCGAACGGCTCGAGACCTATAAGCCCGATCGTCCGCTGCCCAAGATCTTCCGCCTGACCAAGGGCGGCAAGCTGATCGAAGGCATCTTCAAGGCCGAGACCATCAACACCGTTTCCATGCTCTGCATCGAAGACGCCATCGACGCCATGAAGTGGGGCCTCTCCATCGGCGGTCTCAAGGCCATGCAGGACCGCGCTGACGCCAACTTCAAGGTGCTGTCCGACTGGGTCGCCAAGACCCCATGGGTCGAGTTCCTGGCCAAGAACGCAGACCAGCGCTCCAACACCTCGGTCTGCCTCTCGATCGTTGATCCCGCGGTGACGGCGCTCGATGATGAAGCCCAGGCTGCCTTCGCCAAGGCCATCGTCGCCCGCCTCGACAAGCTCGGCGTCGCCTACGACTTCGGTTCCTACAAGGACGCCCCGGCAGGCCTTCGCATCTGGGCTGGCTCGACGGTGGAAACCTCCGACCTTGCGGCGCTGACGCCTTGGCTCGACTGGGCCTTCGCTGAAGAAAAAGCCGCGCTCAAGATCGCTGCCTAA
- a CDS encoding sensor histidine kinase, with amino-acid sequence MHAISGGGSVDTSPETTFLAGGGNLGALIRAYNWTSTPLGAPATWPGSLRTLVQVMLTSQQPMFIAWGPDRTMLYNDGYAPMCTNRHPWALGKPFGKVWADIIADVGPIMEAAYAGVPTYMDDIEFQMVRHGRTVETHFSFGYTPVHDENDQVAGMFCTALEITAEVVAAKTRTRELDRLRALLEKAPSFMAVLHGPEHRFEITNAAYRQLIGHRDVIGKTVREALPEIEGQGFYELLDGVYGTGQIFIGRSMEIDLQQTPDGPLQKGFLNFVYQPMYDDAGQITGIFVEGNDVTDLKGAELALRAAMSVQDTLTGELQHRIKNSLAMVGAIASQTLRGEDIADRRALFDSRLSALATAHDILTNSTWTTASLRDVVEGALAPHMPSEDRVTLQGIEFDLNPKQALSMALAIHELATNAAKYGAFSTPEGRVLISWAFDPAGEKPVFLFKWEESGGPPVVVPSRTGFGSRLITKVLAADFEGKVSVEYRPEGLLCVLRSDTGCVAPEQNLARSA; translated from the coding sequence ATGCACGCGATTTCCGGTGGTGGTTCGGTGGATACCTCTCCGGAGACGACATTTCTTGCCGGTGGTGGGAATCTCGGGGCGCTGATCAGGGCGTACAATTGGACTTCTACGCCGCTCGGCGCACCCGCGACGTGGCCGGGGAGCCTGCGGACGCTGGTCCAGGTCATGCTGACGTCGCAACAGCCCATGTTCATTGCTTGGGGTCCTGACCGGACCATGCTCTACAATGATGGCTATGCACCCATGTGCACCAACCGTCACCCGTGGGCTCTGGGCAAGCCGTTTGGCAAGGTCTGGGCGGACATCATCGCCGATGTCGGGCCGATCATGGAGGCCGCCTATGCCGGTGTCCCGACCTATATGGACGACATCGAGTTCCAGATGGTGCGCCATGGGCGTACGGTGGAGACGCATTTCTCCTTTGGCTATACGCCGGTGCATGACGAAAACGATCAGGTCGCCGGCATGTTTTGTACGGCGCTCGAAATCACCGCCGAAGTGGTTGCGGCCAAGACCAGGACGCGCGAGCTCGATCGCCTGCGCGCCTTGCTGGAAAAAGCGCCGAGCTTCATGGCCGTCCTTCATGGGCCGGAGCATCGCTTCGAAATAACCAACGCGGCTTATCGCCAGCTGATCGGCCATCGCGACGTGATCGGCAAGACCGTGCGCGAAGCACTGCCTGAGATCGAGGGCCAAGGCTTTTACGAGTTGCTCGATGGTGTCTATGGCACCGGCCAGATCTTTATCGGCCGCAGTATGGAAATCGACCTGCAGCAAACACCGGATGGTCCGCTGCAGAAGGGCTTTTTGAACTTCGTCTATCAGCCCATGTATGATGACGCTGGTCAGATCACGGGCATATTCGTCGAAGGAAACGACGTTACCGATCTCAAGGGGGCGGAGCTGGCGCTGCGCGCAGCGATGTCGGTGCAGGATACGCTTACTGGCGAACTGCAGCATCGGATCAAGAACAGTCTCGCTATGGTGGGCGCCATCGCATCGCAGACCTTGCGTGGCGAGGACATTGCGGATCGGCGCGCCTTGTTCGACTCTCGCCTCAGTGCGCTGGCAACGGCGCATGACATTTTGACCAATAGCACTTGGACGACGGCATCCTTGCGCGATGTTGTCGAGGGTGCATTGGCACCGCACATGCCGTCCGAAGATCGCGTAACGCTCCAGGGCATCGAGTTTGATCTAAATCCCAAGCAGGCGCTGTCCATGGCTTTGGCCATCCACGAGCTTGCGACAAACGCTGCCAAATACGGCGCGTTTTCAACGCCTGAGGGGCGGGTACTTATCAGCTGGGCGTTTGATCCGGCGGGTGAGAAGCCAGTGTTTCTGTTCAAGTGGGAGGAAAGCGGCGGGCCTCCCGTGGTGGTGCCGAGCCGAACCGGCTTTGGCTCGCGGCTCATCACCAAGGTGCTGGCGGCAGATTTTGAAGGCAAAGTCAGCGTCGAATATCGCCCGGAAGGTCTTCTCTGCGTGCTCCGCTCGGACACAGGCTGCGTCGCGCCTGAGCAGAACCTGGCGAGGAGTGCGTAG
- a CDS encoding response regulator yields the protein MAHSKPIVLVVEDEALVRMAIVDRLEEEGFLVLEAANADEALRILVNNLDVRLVFTDVDMPGTMNGIKLAAAVRDRWPPIKIVVTSGYKHVKLDEIPAQAEFVPKPYNADRLINAFRRLTD from the coding sequence ATGGCTCACTCCAAACCCATCGTTCTGGTTGTCGAAGATGAAGCGTTAGTCCGCATGGCCATCGTCGATCGCCTTGAGGAAGAAGGCTTTCTGGTACTCGAAGCCGCCAATGCCGATGAGGCACTCAGGATCCTGGTGAACAATCTCGACGTGCGGCTGGTGTTTACCGATGTGGACATGCCCGGCACGATGAATGGCATCAAGCTGGCAGCGGCAGTTCGCGATCGCTGGCCGCCGATCAAGATCGTCGTCACCTCGGGCTACAAGCATGTGAAACTCGATGAGATCCCCGCGCAGGCCGAGTTCGTGCCCAAGCCCTATAATGCCGACCGGCTGATCAACGCCTTTCGGCGACTGACAGACTGA
- the glmM gene encoding phosphoglucosamine mutase: protein MVRKYFGTDGIRGLANGDKLTPDLALKVGMAAGTKFVRGDHRNRVVIGKDTRRSGYMIEQALTAGFTAVGMDVYLLGPMPTPAVAMLTRSLRADLGVMISASHNPFDDNGIKLFRPDGYKLSDEIELEIESLIDSDMSRHLAKGREIGRAHRDEEARTRYIEYAKRTLPRNIDLAGLRVVLDCANGAAYKVAPIALWELGAEVFTIGAEPDGFNINHKVGSTAPEAVAAKVKEVRADIGIALDGDADRVIIIDEKGHVVDGDQFMAVIAESWMERQMLQGGGIVATIMSNLGLERHLTKLGLTLERTQVGDRYVLEAMRNKGFNVGGEQSGHIILSDFTTTGDGLVAALQLLAVMKQKNQPISDICARFEKVPQLLRSVKFKSGKPLEHKQVIQAIADGQAMLGTSGRLVVRASGTEPVIRVMGEADDAGLVETVVSQVEAAIRQVA from the coding sequence ATGGTCAGAAAGTATTTCGGCACCGATGGCATTCGCGGCCTCGCCAATGGCGATAAGCTCACGCCTGACCTGGCGCTCAAGGTGGGCATGGCGGCGGGCACCAAGTTCGTGCGCGGCGATCACCGCAATCGCGTCGTCATCGGCAAGGATACCCGCCGCTCCGGCTATATGATCGAACAGGCGCTGACAGCAGGCTTCACCGCCGTGGGCATGGACGTCTATCTCCTCGGCCCAATGCCCACCCCCGCCGTCGCCATGCTGACCCGATCGTTGCGCGCTGACCTTGGCGTCATGATCTCCGCTTCGCACAACCCTTTTGACGACAACGGCATCAAGCTCTTTCGTCCCGACGGCTACAAGCTTAGCGACGAGATCGAACTCGAGATCGAAAGCCTGATCGACAGCGACATGTCGCGCCATCTCGCCAAAGGAAGGGAAATCGGCCGCGCCCATCGCGACGAGGAAGCCCGCACCCGCTATATCGAATACGCCAAGCGCACCCTGCCCCGGAACATCGATCTGGCCGGGCTTCGCGTCGTGCTCGATTGCGCCAATGGCGCCGCCTACAAAGTCGCCCCGATCGCCCTATGGGAACTGGGCGCCGAGGTCTTCACCATCGGGGCCGAGCCCGATGGCTTCAACATCAACCACAAGGTTGGCTCCACCGCCCCCGAAGCCGTCGCCGCCAAGGTCAAGGAAGTGCGTGCCGATATCGGTATCGCGCTCGATGGCGACGCCGATCGCGTTATCATCATCGATGAAAAAGGCCATGTGGTCGATGGCGACCAGTTCATGGCCGTGATCGCCGAAAGCTGGATGGAGCGGCAGATGCTGCAAGGCGGCGGCATTGTTGCCACCATCATGAGCAATCTCGGTCTCGAACGGCACCTGACCAAGCTTGGCCTGACGCTCGAACGCACCCAGGTGGGCGATCGCTACGTGCTTGAAGCCATGCGCAACAAGGGCTTCAACGTCGGCGGCGAACAGTCTGGGCACATCATTTTGTCCGATTTCACCACCACGGGGGATGGCCTCGTTGCCGCCCTTCAGCTCCTTGCGGTGATGAAGCAGAAGAACCAGCCGATCTCCGACATCTGCGCGCGCTTCGAAAAAGTGCCGCAGCTGCTGCGCAGCGTCAAATTCAAGTCCGGCAAGCCGCTGGAGCACAAGCAGGTCATCCAGGCCATTGCCGACGGCCAAGCCATGCTGGGCACATCGGGCCGCCTCGTCGTCCGCGCCTCCGGCACCGAGCCGGTGATCCGCGTCATGGGTGAGGCCGACGATGCCGGTCTGGTCGAGACTGTCGTGTCGCAGGTGGAAGCCGCCATAAGGCAAGTTGCCTAA
- a CDS encoding lmo0937 family membrane protein produces MLWTIAVILLALWAIGLAFKVAGALIHLLLVLALIVVLYNLFIKRKT; encoded by the coding sequence ATGCTTTGGACGATTGCGGTTATTCTTCTGGCACTTTGGGCGATCGGCCTGGCCTTCAAGGTTGCCGGCGCGCTGATACATCTGCTGCTGGTGCTTGCCTTAATCGTGGTGCTCTATAACCTCTTCATCAAGCGCAAGACTTGA